The Chloroflexota bacterium genomic interval ACTTGGCGAAGAGCGCCGATGTTGTGATGGAAGGATTCCGCCCCGGTGTGGTCAAGCTCCTGGGTATTGACTACGAGACTATTAAGGGAATCAACCCGCGCATCGTCTATACGTCCTTGTCTGGCTATGGGCAGGATGGACCCTACCGGGACATAGTTGGGCATGAATTGAACTATTTGGCGATCAGTGGTCTTCTGGAGTTGACCGGGCCGAAGGGTGGGATGCCTGCCATACCGGGCGCAGTTGTTGCTGATTGGTGTGGGGGTATGTCCGCCGGAGTGGGCATTTTGGCGGCGCTCATGGCGCGGGAGCGAACGGGGGAGGGCCACTTCTTGGATGTTTCCATCACAGACGCTATAACTGAAGTGACATCCATGCAGACAAACCCCTATCTCTACAAACGCGGAACAGTCCCAAAGAGAGGCGAGACTATTTGGAACGGGAAGTATCCCTGGTACAACGTCTATGAGACAAAGGACAAGAAGCATATTACCATTGCCACGCTTGAGCCGAAGTTTTTCGCTAACCTGTGCCGGCTTCTGGGCTGTGAGGAGTTCATCCCGCATCAGTTCGACGAGGGAGAGAAGCGGGATGAGATATCCAAATTCTTTACGGAGAAATTTC includes:
- a CDS encoding CoA transferase — encoded protein: MGLALDGVKIMNMCWTGPGAFCTEMLSDLGADVIRISDVNPETHGALTMMVFSDYPGLRNCRTFGVNLKTEAGREVYKDLAKSADVVMEGFRPGVVKLLGIDYETIKGINPRIVYTSLSGYGQDGPYRDIVGHELNYLAISGLLELTGPKGGMPAIPGAVVADWCGGMSAGVGILAALMARERTGEGHFLDVSITDAITEVTSMQTNPYLYKRGTVPKRGETIWNGKYPWYNVYETKDKKHITIATLEPKFFANLCRLLGCEEFIPHQFDEGEKRDEISKFFTEKFQTKTRGEWAALLMYADTCFAPVLGIDEVEFDPQLIARQMILESDHPAAGRLKQIGSMHKLSDSPVEVRNWATSFGQHTNEILREIGYTDNRISELREIGAVG